One Cryptosporidium parvum Iowa II chromosome 5, whole genome shotgun sequence DNA segment encodes these proteins:
- a CDS encoding protein with 4 PHD domains plus a SET domain and associated cysteine cluster at the C-terminus: MQKKKDDEIIIEKGVEDEILHPISTNCTIDEISPPISFPLDISINEQLFESDYWDDYLSDSETDYCDNFNVKDKVHPTKRVWNDNLERSCGVCNYIENYTELSNMIKCEGYCRKPYHLKCVGLEELPNTRWKCQNCINNLVFCNICNSFSNKSSCNFLKCYHPICMRFFHTQCLLYYQNNIIWTFNNSCGQKCVAPDENACMHPEINIGGKILKKIFGTENVNEEEVTSKLLNEFGFKFICDRHYCSSCSDYNKNKRILKNETQIEISRKKRVIFKLDDPDDLFYCIKCNSGYHSHCLHPDSIKLVNGVCICYKHIHDQSDMILGRYNIKDEIDSKLKIQLQNCLKSKNGKRLNKELKLALIQKIVNHLESSEFNLNSLPFQLPGQSKDWLCIEIENLINEHNLKYESQKAINFLQNYGFTHIRRNIYLENINDSQDEEFETLSDTGHSGSKNKQKKEKNIKNNQNLKKKISTLNKKDKIFNEKCVCKTICEKDTCQNAAMFIECNSNICGLDEGIQKKNCMNRIFNSNNNKFLDNQKKIILKNLKVIDAGEKGFGITTNMTIPKDTFIIEYVGEILTRENYLKRVEKYKERELESRKKSIIMDYYKEDHEFNEDFVLPKDTRERHWYCMEIGNDYIIDSTNKGNLSRLINHSCDPNCIAQKWLVGNECRVGIFSKREILPNEELTYDYSFTAFDIGFKCKCNSPSCKGRIGIENFKETNQELIKKRNLLCKNTNMINSFTNLNKSLFNNPICSEIDEIFTSRYDYINDNPEFYHKLEKYCDKISKYNQVLHDHVTNGIQIYPYDFKFRNSLYGYTSLLYFDSPDIISDWYFKKSKNIVLMNKPWIILPFAFNSREFTYLKYPLNMNYLKKQVCKRLTISLDKSNPKLSNNSIFWHLFDLGIGSDECCNICNNPGTLITCDYCYDSFHKYCLYNNEIPNNLKRSRLSYNYNKVEEKIKCRNCMENELISVYWLKTTYKRRRYNYFLRHKLHSIPLYINRINPLI, from the coding sequence atgcaaaaaaaaaaagatgatgaaataataattgaaaaaggAGTAGAAGATGAAATTTTACATCCAATTTCAACCAATTGTACCATTGATGAAATTTCTCCACCAATTTCATTTCCATTGGACATAAGCATTAATGAGCAATTATTTGAGAGTGATTATTGGGATGATTATTTATCAGATTCTGAAACAGACTATTGTGATAACTTTAATGTTAAAGATAAAGTTCATCCAACTAAACGAGTTTGGAATGATAACTTAGAAAGATCCTGCGGAGTATGCAATTATATAGAAAACTACACTGAACTCTCAAATATGATAAAATGTGAAGGTTACTGCAGAAAACCATACCACTTAAAATGCGTCGGACTCGAAGAATTACCAAATACTCGATGGAAATGCCAAAACTGCATAAATAATCTTGTTTTTTGCAATATCTGCAACTCATTCAGCAATAAATCTAGCTGTAATTTTCTTAAATGTTATCATCCAATATGTATGAGATTCTTCCACACTCAATGtttactttattatcaaaataatattatttggacCTTCAATAATTCATGTGGACAAAAGTGCGTGGCGCCTGACGAAAATGCATGTATGCACCCTGAGATAAATATAGGTGgtaaaatattgaaaaaaatatttggcACAGAAAATGtgaatgaagaagaagtaACTTCAAAGTTATTGAATGAATTTGGATTTAAGTTCATTTGTGATCGTCATTATTGCTCATCTTGTAGTGActataataaaaacaagagaattttgaaaaatgaaactcaaattgaaatttcaagaaaaaaaagagttatatttaaattagatGATCCTGATGATTTATTCTACTGCATTAAATGCAATTCAGGGTATCACAGCCATTGTCTACATCCTGATTCTATTAAATTAGTAAATGGGGTTTGTATTTGTTATAAACATATACACGATCAAAGTGATATGATATTGGGTAggtataatattaaagatgaaattgaCTCTAAGTTAAAAATACAGTTACAGAATTGTTTGAAGTCTAAGAATGGaaaaagattaaataaGGAGCTAAAATTGGcattaatacaaaaaatagTTAATCATTTAGAATCTTCAGAGTTTAATCTTAATTCATTACCATTCCAACTTCCTGGACAGTCAAAAGACTGGTTATGTattgaaatagaaaatcTAATTAATGAAcataatttgaaatatgaGAGTCAAAAGGCCATAAATTTTTTACAAAATTATGGATTTACGCatattagaagaaatatctatttagaaaatattaacgACTCCCaagatgaagaatttgagaCATTATCAGACACAGGTCATTCAGGAAGcaaaaataaacaaaaaaaagaaaaaaatattaaaaataatcaaaatttaaagaaaaaaatatctacattaaataaaaaagataaaatattcaatgaAAAATGTGTTTGCAAAACAATTTGTGAAAAAGATACTTGCCAGAATGCTGCAATGTTTATTGAATgcaattcaaatatatgTGGGCTGGATGAAGGaattcagaaaaaaaattgtatgaatagaatatttaatagtaataataacaaattcttagataatcaaaagaaaattattttaaagaatttaaaagttATAGATGCTGGAGAAAAAGGATTTGGTATTACTACTAATATGACTATTCCAAAAGATACTTTTATTATAGAATATGTCGGAGAAATATTAACTAGAGAAAATTACTTAAAAAGAgttgaaaaatataaggAAAGAGAATTagaatcaagaaaaaaatctaTAATAATGGATTATTATAAAGAAGATCATGAGTTTAATGAAGACTTTGTCTTACCAAAAGATACTAGAGAAAGGCATTGGTACTGTATGGAGATTGGAAATGACTATATTATTGATAGTACAAATAAAGGAAATTTGAGTAGACTAATTAATCATAGTTGTGATCCAAATTGTATTGCGCAAAAATGGTTAGTAGGGAACGAATGTAGAGTTGGTATTTTCtcaaaaagagaaattttACCAAATGAAGAACTTACATATGATTACTCATTCACAGCTTTTGATATTGGTTTTAAATGTAAATGTAATTCTCCTTCATGCAAGGGAAGAATTGGAATAGAAAACTTTAAAGAAACTAATCAAGAACttattaagaaaagaaatttacTATGTAAGAACACGAATATGATAAATTCATTCACAAATctaaataaatcattatttaataatccAATTTGTTCAGAAATAGATGAGATCTTTACGTCAAGATATGATTATATTAATGACAATCCAGAATTTTACcataaattagaaaaatattGTGATAAAATTAGCAAATATAATCAAGTATTACATGATCATGTTACAAATGggattcaaatttatccATATGATTTCAAATTCagaaattcattatatGGTTATACAAGccttttatattttgattctCCTGATATAATTTCAGATTggtattttaaaaaatcaaaaaatattgttttaatgaataaacCATGGATTATTCTTCCCTTCGCATTTAATTCACGAGAATTtacttatttaaaatatccattaaatatgaattatttaaaaaaacaagTATGTAAACGTTTAACTATTTCTTTGGATAAAAGCAATCCAAAACtaagtaataattcaattttctggcatttatttgatttaggGATTGGAAGTGATGAATGttgtaatatttgtaataatcCCGGTACTTTAATTACGTGTGACTATTGTTATGATTCATTTCATAAATATTGcttatataataatgaaattccaaataatttgaaaagatCACGACTTtcttataattataataaagttGAGGAAAAGATTAAATGTAGAAATTGTATGGAAAATGAGTTGATATCAGTTTATTGGCTTAAAACTACCTATAAGCGAAGAAGGTACAACTATTTTTTAAGACATAAATTACATTCTATTccattatatattaatagaataaaCCCtcttatataa